Below is a genomic region from Deinococcus koreensis.
CATCGCCCACCCCCCCGGTCTGCCCTCCGTTTGGAAAGGCCTGGGCTTACCCGCCGACGTGCACCATCGGGCGCCGGCTGGCCTCGCGCTCGGCGATCCGCAGGATCTCGTGGGTGAGCGGCGGCACGTCGCCCTCGCCGGCGAGCAGGAAGCGCAGGGCGTTCTGGGCGGGGCCCTTCTCGCTCCACTCGAAATAGACGTGCGGGGGCACGCCGGTCAGGTCGCGCACGTGCAGCAGCACCGCCGCCAGGGTATTGGGCACCGAGCTGCCCTTGGCGCGCAGGATGGCGTGCTGGCCGACCCGCACGCCGCAGACCTGTACGGTGGAGCTGAAGTCGCTGGCGTCGCTGATCTTGACCTCCAGGAACAGGGCGGCCTCGCCGGGCGCGAGGTGGTTGTCCACCCGCACGTCCAGGGCCTTCTCGCGGTACTCCAGATCGTCGCCCTCGTTCAGGCGGTTGGCGATGAAGCGCACCGGCAGGCCGCGCCCTGCCACCTCGTCCAGCATGGCGCGGGCCGTGTCGTCGAGCACCACCGACTGCACCCGCAGCTCGGTCGAGCGGCTGATGCGCGAGGCCACGGAGACGACCAGGATGGCCAGGATGAACATCAGGGCGATCCACAGGCCCTCGGGGCGATCCTTGACGGTCACGAAGGAGGTGTAGACAAACACGGCGCTGACCACGGCGAAGGCCACAGCCGCCCAGCGGTGGCCCCGGCGCAGCTCGGTCAGGAAGACCGCGATGGCGGCCGAGGTCATCAGCGCGAGCACCCCGGTGGCGTAGGCGCCCGCCTGGGAGTCGACGTTGGCCCTGAACAGCACGGTGACCAGGGCGCTGATCAGAGTGAACAGCACGACCAGCGGGCGGGTCGCGCGGGCCCAGTCGGGCGCCATGCCGTAGCGCGGCAGGTACCGGGGCACGATGTTCAGCAGCCCCGCCATGGCCGAGGCGCCCGCGAACCACAGGATCAGGATGGTCGAGAGGTCGTACAGCGTGCCGAAGGTCTCGCCGAAGCGGTCGTGGGCTAGGTAGGCCAGCGCGCGGCCGTTGGCCTGGCCGGCGGGGGTCGAGACCGTGACCTGATCGGTGTTGTCGCCGGGCACGGCGCGCACGTTCACAGTGATAGGGATGCGCCCGCCCACCGTGTCGGCCTGCACAGTGTAGGTGCCCACCTGACCGGCCGGGAGCCGCAGGCTGTAGACCTCCTTGGGGTTCTCGGAACTGTCGAGCGGCACGTCGATGACCGCCCGGCCGGCGTTCAGGTCGGCGGCGTTGAGGGTGCGCGTGGCGCTGGTCACGGCCCAGAACTCGTGGCGCGGGATGAGCAGCGTGGTCACCAGCGACGAGCCGATCAGCATGACGCTCATGATCAGCGCGGCGGTGGTGAGCAGCTTGCGCGTGTTGCGGATGCGCCCCACGGGCCGGGCCTGGGTGTCGCCCTTCTCCCCTTTCACCAGCGGCATGACCACCACGCCGGTCTCGAAGCCGGAGAGGCCCAGCGCCAGCGCCGGGAAGACCAGCAGCGCTCCGCCCACGATCGCCAGCGGCGAGAGGTAGGCCTGCGAGAGCGCCTCCCACCAGCCCGAAAGCAGCGCGGGCTGCGCGGCGACCTCCAGCACGCCGCGCCCCACGACCAGCAGGCTCATGCTCAGGTACAGGATCACGATGCCCACCGCGATCCCGATGGCCTCCTTGAAGCCCTTGAGGAACACGGCCGCCAGCAACCCGATCAGCCCCAGCGTCAGGGGCACCTCCAGGCCCTCCAGGGCGCTTTTCAGGAAGGGGTTCTCGACCAGGTGCGCCGTGGCGTCGGCCGCCGAGAGCGTGATCGTGATGACAAAACCCGTGGCGACGAAGCCCAGCAGCGCCAGCACCAGCACCTTGCTGGGCCAGTAGTTCAGCAGCCGCTCCAGCATGGACAGGCTGCCGTCGCCGTGCGGGCTCTCCTGCGCGACCCGGCGGTACATGGGCAGCGCCCCGAAGAGGGTCACCAGCACCAGCACCAGCGTCGCGACCGGCGAGAGCGCGCCCGCCGCCAGCGCGGCGATGCCCGGCTGGTAGCCCAGCGTGGAGAAGTAGTCCACGCCGGTCAGGCACATGACCTTCCACCAGGGCTGCGTGTGGTGCTGGGCCGCCACCTGCTGCTCGCCCTCGTAGAAGCCCTCGGGCTCGGGTTGGTTGGTTTCCAGAAACCACTTCAGGAAGGGGCTGCGCTGTGGGTCGGCGGACGACATTGCGGCAGTCTACGCATACTCCGGCCGGGCGCATGTGACGCCGGAGGCACAAACCTGTCTGGTCGTCCGCCTTTTTGTCGGCCAGGAGCACGGGGCCGCGGGGCGTGACGTGGGGTCGGCTGGGCGGGCTAGCATTCCGCCATGTCCGCCTCCGCGTCTCCCTCTGCGCTGATCCCCCTGGCCCCCGGCGTCTTCTATCTCGCGGGCGCGGTGAACTCCTTCGTGGTGGGAGACGGCCGGGGCGGCGCCCTGCTGGTCGATACCGGCCTGGACGAGGCTCATGCGCGCCGGCTGCTGCGGGCGCTGGACGCGGCGGGGCTGACCCCCACCGGCATCCTGAACACCCACAGCCACGCCGACCACCACGGGGGCAACGCCAGCATCCTGAAGAAGTTCCCGGAGCTGAAGGTCTTCGCCCCGCCGCTGGAGGACGCGGTGATCACGCACCCCATCCTGGAGCCCATCACCCTGTTCGGCGCCCGGCCCCCGCGCGAGCTGCAGACCAGGTTCCTGCTGGCCCCGCCCAGCCCCGCGCGGCTGGCCCCGGAACCCGGCCTGTGCCGGATCGGCGGCGCCACGGTGGAATTGATCGAGGTCGCCGGCCACGCCTCCATGATGTACGCCGTGCGGGTGGGCGATGTGCTGTACGCCGCCGACGCGCTGTTCGGCCCGGAGGCGCTGGAGAAGCACCCGCTGACCTTCTGCGCCGACTCGCGGCTGCAGAAGGAAGCGGCCGCGCACCTGGGCACCCTGGAGGGCGTGCGGGTCACGCTGCCGGGGCACGGCGAGCCGACGGACGACCTGGCCGGGCTGGTCGCGGCGAATCTGGCTGTGTATGAGCGCACCACGCAGGCGGTGTTGACGGCCGTGCAAGTCGGCGCGGCGACCGTGGACGAGCTGCTCTCACGGGTCTGCGCCGCCCTGGGCGTGACCATGACGACCCCCGGCGCGGTGGTGCTCAACCGCGCGGTGGTCAGCGCGCACCTGACCGAGCTGCTGGAGGCGGGGCGGGTGGAGATGACGGTGCAGGACAACCGGCTGATCTTCGGCGCCTGATGTCGTGCCCCTGGCACTGGCCCGGTATGTACACTGGGTCATGAGCGTCCTGCGGGGGGCGGATCAGGCGGCGTCCGGGCAGCCGGCGCTGGTGGGCCGGGACTACGAGCTGGTGCTGGCCCAGGAACTGCTGATGCGTCCGCAGGTGCGCGTGCTGGTCGTGCGGGGGCCGGGAGGTGTGGGCAAGACGCGCCTGGCCCGCGAGGTGCAGGCCAGATTGAACCCGAACTTCGACCTGGGGGCCGTGTTCGTGAACCTGGCCCCGCTGTCCGGCGAGGATCAGGTGCTGCCGGCGATCTGCCGGGCCCTGGACGTGCGGGACGCAGGCTCCCCGCTGGACGCCCTGAGCCGGGCAGTCGGCGAGCAGGGCCTGCTGCTTGTGCTGGACAACCTGGAACACCTGCCAAACCCGGAAGGAGACATCGTGGCCCTGTGCGCCCGGCTGCCCGGCGTGCGGCTGCTGGTGACCAGCCGGCGCGTGCTGCGGGTGCGGCAGATTCACGAGTTGCCTCTGGCGCCTCTGGCCCTGCCCCTCCATCCCGAGGGCGCCGCGTCCAGCGCCGCCGTGCAGCTGTTCGTGCAGCGCGCCCAGGAGGTCGAGCCGGACTTCAGCCTGACGCCAGACAATACGGCGCTGGTCACTGCCGTGTGCCGGGCGCTGGACGGCCTGCCGCTGGCGCTGGAACTGGCGGCCGCGCGGCTGCGCACCGTCGACCTGACGGGCCTGCTGGGCTGGCTGGAGACGCCCCTGGAGGTGCTGGACGGCGGCCCGCTGGACGACGCGCCGCGCTCGCGGTCACTGCGGGACGCCGTCCGCTGGAGTTACGACCTGCTGACTCCCGGGGAGCAGGCGGTCTTCACGGCCTGCGGGGTGTTTGTCGGCGGCTTCACCCTGGACGCCCTGGAGGCGGTCACCGCCCGCCCGGACGCGCGGGCGACCCTGATCGCGCTGGTGGAGCACAGCCTGATCCAGCGGGCAGAAGGTACCCCGCCCCGCTGGCAGCTGCTGGAGCCCGTCCGGGAATTCGCGGCCGAAATCCTGCGGGCCTCGCCGGACGCCGCCCTGCTGGCAGGACGGCACGCCCGCTTTTATCTGGAGCTGGCCGAGGAAACGGACGCTCTGGAGATGAGACCGTCCCCGGAACGCATGGCGCGGCTGGCCACCGACGAACCCAATCTGCTGGCGGCTCTGGAGTATTTCATGGCCTCCAGCCAGGCCATGCGGGCGCAGGCGCTGGCCTATGGTCTCGTGCCGTTCTGGTTCGGGCGCGGACACCCTGCCCAAGGAATGCTGCACTTGCAGCGGGTACTGGATATGCAGGACAGCGTCCCCGGCACCCAGCGGGCCAACCTGTACGGCAATGCCGCCGGCCTCGCCAGCCGGGCCGGGTTCTCTGAGCAGGCAGAGCGCTGGGCCCGGATGAGTCTGGCCTTGTACCGCGACCTGAATGACTCGGCCGGGGAGGCCGACGCCCTGGCGACTCTGGCCGACATGCTGTCCACCCAAGGAAACCACGCCGAGGCCATTCCACTGATCCAGCAGGCCCTGGCGCGGCTGGAGGCACTCGGCAACCTGACAGGCCAGGGCGTGGTGTCGCACAATCTGGCGGCCACCCTGAGTCAGTCCGGACAGTACCGTGCCAGCATGCCTTTCTTCGAGCAGGCTCTGAAGTTGTGGCATCAGCTGGAACATCCCATCGGCGAGGCCTACACCAGAGGTGTCCGGGCAGTGCAGCACCTGCGCCACCACGAGCTGGACGCCGGCAGGATCGACGCCCGGCGGGCTTGGCAGCTCGGACGTGACTTCCAGGACGTCATCTTTCGAGAGGCGCTGCTGTTCATCGCGGGCCTGCTGGCCGCGCGGCTGGGTCACCAGCTGGTAGGCGTGCGGCTGGCCGCCGCGAGTGAAGCGCTGCGAACCCGTGCCAGCGTCCACCTTCCCCGTGCCTGCTACCGTGAACGCGACGAGCTGATCGCCGAACTGCGCGCCGCCCTGCCCCCCGCCGACTTCGCCGCCGCCTGGGAACAGGGCACGCAGGCCGGGCCGGAGGCCGTCACCGCCGATCTCGACTGCGCCATGCAGACTGAAGCACAGAGCGCGGTCTCACCTCCAGACGCGCTGACCCCACGCGAACTGGAAGTGCTGGCCGGGGTGGCGCAGGGCCACAGCGACAAGAGGGTCGCCCAGACACTGGGCATCAGCCCCGGCACGGTGGGCAAGCATGTGGCGAACATGCTGGGCAAGCTCGAGTTGCACAACCGCGTGGAACTGGCGCGCTGGGCGCTCGAACGTCACGTCACCCCCTAAGCCTCCCCCACCCCCTGGATCCCCGACTGGGTAGTTCTCCCGATGCGGGCCCCGGGCCTCTCCTCCTACCGTGAAGGCGTCGGCCGAGCCAGCCCTGTCTGCACGTCACGCGGGGCCGGGGCCACGAGGGGGAGAGACATGAACGCGCACACCAAGAGGATGGTGGGATGCAGTCTGCTATGCGTCCTGACGCTGGGTACCGGGTCGGCCGGGGGCGCCGGCCGCATGGTGCTCGATCCGGGCGAGGGCGTGCGGGTGACGGCAGCCGCCGCGCTCGCCGGAGAACTGGTTGAGGCCGGGAGCACGCTGCCTCTGGTCATGGCTCTGGGCGACCACCGCATCGAGGTGCTGGACGGCGAATTGACCCTGATGCTCCCGGGAGGCTCCGAGGTTCTTCCCGCCGGGGCAAGGCGAATGGTGCCCACCGGCACCGCGTTCCAGCTGGTCAACCGCAGCGCCCACGCAGCGCGGGTCGTGGTCACCGTGCAGCTGCAGCGCATGGACGCGCCCATGCGCTTCTCGGCCAAGCAGCACCCCGTCTAGCCGCGTCACGTCTGGGGCGCAGTCCGCCTCACCATGTCCGGCCCACCGCACGCGCCCCCTGGCCCCGTGTCCGGGGAAGGAGACCCCATGCTGATCGTCATGCCGCTGCTCGCCCAGGCCACCGGGACGCCCGGCAGCGCCCGGCGCCAGGAAGTGCGCCAGGAACACCACCCCCGCCCGCCCCGGGAGATGAGGGCCA
It encodes:
- a CDS encoding amino acid transporter, translated to MSSADPQRSPFLKWFLETNQPEPEGFYEGEQQVAAQHHTQPWWKVMCLTGVDYFSTLGYQPGIAALAAGALSPVATLVLVLVTLFGALPMYRRVAQESPHGDGSLSMLERLLNYWPSKVLVLALLGFVATGFVITITLSAADATAHLVENPFLKSALEGLEVPLTLGLIGLLAAVFLKGFKEAIGIAVGIVILYLSMSLLVVGRGVLEVAAQPALLSGWWEALSQAYLSPLAIVGGALLVFPALALGLSGFETGVVVMPLVKGEKGDTQARPVGRIRNTRKLLTTAALIMSVMLIGSSLVTTLLIPRHEFWAVTSATRTLNAADLNAGRAVIDVPLDSSENPKEVYSLRLPAGQVGTYTVQADTVGGRIPITVNVRAVPGDNTDQVTVSTPAGQANGRALAYLAHDRFGETFGTLYDLSTILILWFAGASAMAGLLNIVPRYLPRYGMAPDWARATRPLVVLFTLISALVTVLFRANVDSQAGAYATGVLALMTSAAIAVFLTELRRGHRWAAVAFAVVSAVFVYTSFVTVKDRPEGLWIALMFILAILVVSVASRISRSTELRVQSVVLDDTARAMLDEVAGRGLPVRFIANRLNEGDDLEYREKALDVRVDNHLAPGEAALFLEVKISDASDFSSTVQVCGVRVGQHAILRAKGSSVPNTLAAVLLHVRDLTGVPPHVYFEWSEKGPAQNALRFLLAGEGDVPPLTHEILRIAEREASRRPMVHVGG
- a CDS encoding MBL fold metallo-hydrolase, with protein sequence MSASASPSALIPLAPGVFYLAGAVNSFVVGDGRGGALLVDTGLDEAHARRLLRALDAAGLTPTGILNTHSHADHHGGNASILKKFPELKVFAPPLEDAVITHPILEPITLFGARPPRELQTRFLLAPPSPARLAPEPGLCRIGGATVELIEVAGHASMMYAVRVGDVLYAADALFGPEALEKHPLTFCADSRLQKEAAAHLGTLEGVRVTLPGHGEPTDDLAGLVAANLAVYERTTQAVLTAVQVGAATVDELLSRVCAALGVTMTTPGAVVLNRAVVSAHLTELLEAGRVEMTVQDNRLIFGA
- a CDS encoding ATP-binding protein, encoding MSVLRGADQAASGQPALVGRDYELVLAQELLMRPQVRVLVVRGPGGVGKTRLAREVQARLNPNFDLGAVFVNLAPLSGEDQVLPAICRALDVRDAGSPLDALSRAVGEQGLLLVLDNLEHLPNPEGDIVALCARLPGVRLLVTSRRVLRVRQIHELPLAPLALPLHPEGAASSAAVQLFVQRAQEVEPDFSLTPDNTALVTAVCRALDGLPLALELAAARLRTVDLTGLLGWLETPLEVLDGGPLDDAPRSRSLRDAVRWSYDLLTPGEQAVFTACGVFVGGFTLDALEAVTARPDARATLIALVEHSLIQRAEGTPPRWQLLEPVREFAAEILRASPDAALLAGRHARFYLELAEETDALEMRPSPERMARLATDEPNLLAALEYFMASSQAMRAQALAYGLVPFWFGRGHPAQGMLHLQRVLDMQDSVPGTQRANLYGNAAGLASRAGFSEQAERWARMSLALYRDLNDSAGEADALATLADMLSTQGNHAEAIPLIQQALARLEALGNLTGQGVVSHNLAATLSQSGQYRASMPFFEQALKLWHQLEHPIGEAYTRGVRAVQHLRHHELDAGRIDARRAWQLGRDFQDVIFREALLFIAGLLAARLGHQLVGVRLAAASEALRTRASVHLPRACYRERDELIAELRAALPPADFAAAWEQGTQAGPEAVTADLDCAMQTEAQSAVSPPDALTPRELEVLAGVAQGHSDKRVAQTLGISPGTVGKHVANMLGKLELHNRVELARWALERHVTP